ACAATCAGCGCAGGTTGGTGGTATGCCGCAGGCGCTCGCATCAGTTCGGTTACGGGAGTCGTCCTGTGGCTCCCGGATGCGTAGGCCGTCTCGCGTGGCGCACCACTTCAAGGTCAGCCGTGCCAACTGGGAGCAGCGGTGAGCAGAAACCGCCAGAGCACCAGCTGCGCCGGCCGGCATCAGTGTCGAGGCCACGGGCCGTTCGGGACTAGGAACCTGGTGATGGGTCCGAAGTCCGGCAGGAGAATCAAGTGCGGCCTTGCGCAGCCAAGATGACCGTTCGGGTTCTGCCGTGCGCTGGGTTCGAATGACCCGCTACGTGGGCGCCAATGCTCGTAGGCCGTCTCGAATACCGCTCGGGTTCGAATAAGAACAACGCTTCACCACTTCTCAATGTGTACCTTCTGGTGTACTCTTGCTAAATGCAGACGGTACCGGTGCGAGAGCTGCGCAGCGACCTCGCAAATGTCATCGACCGCGTCGCGGACTTGCGCGAACACGTACTTGTGACCCGGAGGGGTCGTCCGGCAGCGGTGTTGATCCCCGTTGACGAGTACGAGGCTCTCGAGGAGACCGCGGAGATCCTCTCGGACCCAGAGACGATGCGCGCCATTCGCCAGGGCCAGGCTGAGATCGAACG
The DNA window shown above is from Mycobacteriales bacterium and carries:
- a CDS encoding type II toxin-antitoxin system Phd/YefM family antitoxin — translated: MQTVPVRELRSDLANVIDRVADLREHVLVTRRGRPAAVLIPVDEYEALEETAEILSDPETMRAIRQGQAEIER